One genomic window of Polyangium aurulentum includes the following:
- a CDS encoding PHP domain-containing protein produces MLDKLDIARALREIGALLQYKGESPFKVRAYEKGSAAVEAISEDLGRLVEEGRLTEVPGIGGSLASVITEMVSTGRSAMLEKLREELPPGVLELSELPLSPQKIQVLHEALGIKSVEELRQACLAGRVRGVKGFGLKTEQKLLEAIEKRDVREERVLLYDAMVVAEPLLAHLREHPAVERADIAGEVRRFCETVTDAQLLVAADDTQWVLDHAERFPRVTRVRDRNDRRIDLFLAGDVRASVHVVPRSHYAAGLLLLTGSDAHVGALSELAKKQGITLGARPVESEEEIYAELGLDFVPPELREGHGEIEEARRDGRKKRSKSAFDDLVTLDDIQGMVHCHTVYSDGNDTIEDMALAAEAMGMKYITITDHSPTAHYAKGVEIDRLKRQWDEIARVQERVKIKILRGTESDILGEGALDYPDSILENLDVIIASIHSRMKMDEATMTRRIVEAMRQPVFKIWGHPLGRLLLRRDPFACRVEEVLDVIAESRAAIEVNGDPYRLDMEPRWVMEARKRGIRFVISTDAHSTRGLASLRYGVGVARRGGLRRGEVLNALSPEAFRKQVRPAA; encoded by the coding sequence ATGCTCGACAAGCTCGACATCGCCCGTGCGCTGCGGGAAATCGGCGCGCTGCTCCAGTACAAGGGCGAAAGTCCGTTCAAAGTACGCGCTTACGAGAAGGGCTCGGCTGCGGTCGAGGCAATCTCGGAAGATCTCGGCCGGCTGGTCGAGGAGGGGCGATTGACCGAGGTGCCCGGCATTGGCGGCTCGCTCGCCTCGGTGATCACCGAGATGGTGAGCACAGGGCGCTCGGCGATGCTCGAAAAGCTGCGCGAGGAGCTGCCGCCGGGCGTGCTCGAGCTGTCCGAGCTGCCGCTCAGCCCGCAAAAGATCCAGGTCTTGCACGAGGCGCTCGGGATCAAGAGCGTGGAGGAGCTGCGGCAAGCGTGCCTCGCGGGCCGCGTGCGCGGGGTGAAGGGGTTTGGCCTGAAGACCGAGCAGAAGCTCCTCGAGGCCATCGAGAAGCGTGACGTGCGCGAGGAGCGGGTGCTGCTCTACGACGCCATGGTCGTGGCCGAGCCGCTGCTCGCGCATTTACGCGAGCACCCCGCGGTCGAGCGCGCGGACATCGCGGGCGAGGTGCGGCGCTTTTGCGAGACGGTGACGGACGCGCAGCTCCTCGTCGCGGCGGACGACACGCAATGGGTGCTCGACCACGCCGAGCGTTTTCCGCGGGTGACGCGCGTGCGCGACCGCAACGACAGGAGGATCGATCTCTTCCTGGCGGGCGACGTGCGCGCCTCGGTCCACGTGGTCCCGCGCTCGCATTATGCGGCCGGGCTGCTCCTGCTCACCGGCTCGGACGCCCACGTCGGCGCGCTCTCGGAGCTCGCGAAGAAGCAGGGGATCACGCTCGGCGCGCGCCCGGTCGAGAGCGAGGAGGAGATCTACGCCGAGCTCGGCCTCGATTTCGTGCCGCCCGAGCTGCGCGAGGGGCACGGGGAGATCGAAGAGGCGCGCCGCGACGGCCGGAAAAAGCGGTCGAAGAGCGCGTTCGACGATCTCGTCACGCTCGACGACATCCAGGGCATGGTCCATTGCCACACCGTTTATTCGGACGGCAACGACACCATCGAGGACATGGCCCTCGCCGCCGAGGCCATGGGGATGAAGTACATCACCATCACCGACCACTCGCCGACGGCGCATTACGCGAAGGGCGTCGAGATCGACCGGCTCAAGCGGCAATGGGACGAGATCGCGCGCGTGCAGGAGCGGGTGAAGATCAAGATCCTGCGCGGCACCGAGTCGGACATCCTCGGCGAGGGCGCGCTCGATTACCCCGATTCGATCCTCGAGAACCTCGACGTCATCATCGCCAGCATCCACTCGCGCATGAAGATGGACGAGGCGACCATGACCCGCCGGATCGTCGAGGCCATGCGGCAGCCCGTCTTCAAGATCTGGGGCCACCCGCTCGGGCGGCTCCTCTTGCGGCGCGATCCGTTTGCCTGCCGGGTGGAGGAGGTGCTCGACGTCATCGCCGAGTCGCGCGCGGCGATCGAGGTCAATGGCGATCCGTACCGGCTCGACATGGAGCCGCGCTGGGTGATGGAGGCGCGCAAGCGGGGTATTCGCTTCGTGATCTCGACCGACGCGCACTCGACGCGAGGTCTCGCCTCGCTTCGCTACGGCGTCGGCGTTGCGCGGCGCGGAGGGCTGCGCCGGGGCGAGGTCTTGAACGCGCTCTCCCCCGAGGCGTTTCGCAAGCAGGTGCGTCCGGCGGCCTGA
- a CDS encoding SMP-30/gluconolactonase/LRE family protein produces the protein MMNRTIPVALVALAALVSACGDEGTGSSMSNGSGGGGAGGGNGGSGGSGGSGGNGGSGGGTGGAGGGAMSAICPGGPYAMNPLPANTTAQKVQGGFKFIEGPVWFADIGALFFSDMDFGAPNAPPLNGPRSKIHKFTPPSTFEVFLENGSSNGLAIDLQGNIIACTHDTRSISVYDRQTKERKQVVESYMDKKFNSPNDVTVRSDGNIYFSDPDWQLGSGTPSELPMAVYRVAPGGEVSVVDLLDKPNGVTLSPDENTLYVGAVDGKIRKYALDAAGATGPAANFVDSPGPDGMAADCAGNIYISGGEGVKVFSPEGTMIGTITGTGGTTNVAFGGPERKTLYITAVDSLYMIEVNIPGYPY, from the coding sequence ATGATGAACCGAACGATTCCAGTGGCGCTCGTGGCGCTCGCCGCGCTCGTGAGCGCTTGCGGTGACGAGGGGACGGGGAGCAGCATGTCGAATGGCTCGGGCGGCGGGGGCGCGGGCGGTGGGAATGGCGGCAGCGGCGGCAGCGGCGGCAGCGGCGGCAATGGCGGCAGCGGCGGCGGGACGGGCGGCGCCGGCGGCGGCGCCATGTCGGCGATATGCCCCGGCGGACCGTACGCGATGAACCCGCTGCCGGCGAACACGACGGCGCAAAAGGTTCAGGGCGGCTTCAAGTTCATCGAAGGTCCGGTGTGGTTCGCCGACATCGGGGCGCTCTTCTTCTCGGACATGGACTTCGGCGCCCCGAATGCGCCGCCCCTCAACGGCCCGCGGTCGAAGATACACAAATTCACGCCGCCGAGCACGTTCGAGGTCTTCCTCGAGAACGGCTCGAGCAACGGGCTCGCGATCGATCTGCAAGGCAACATCATCGCGTGCACGCACGACACGCGGAGCATCTCGGTCTACGACCGGCAGACCAAGGAGCGCAAGCAGGTCGTCGAGTCGTACATGGACAAGAAGTTCAATTCGCCCAACGACGTCACCGTGCGGAGCGACGGGAACATCTATTTCAGCGATCCGGACTGGCAGCTCGGCAGCGGCACGCCCTCCGAGCTGCCCATGGCCGTCTACCGGGTGGCGCCGGGCGGCGAGGTGAGCGTCGTCGATCTGCTGGACAAACCGAACGGCGTCACGCTCTCCCCGGACGAGAACACGCTGTACGTGGGCGCGGTCGACGGCAAGATCCGCAAGTACGCCCTCGACGCGGCGGGCGCGACTGGCCCGGCGGCCAATTTCGTGGATTCGCCCGGGCCCGATGGGATGGCCGCCGATTGCGCGGGAAACATCTACATCTCGGGCGGCGAAGGCGTGAAGGTCTTCTCGCCCGAGGGCACGATGATCGGGACCATCACCGGGACGGGCGGCACCACGAACGTCGCGTTCGGCGGGCCCGAGCGCAAGACACTCTACATCACCGCCGTGGATTCGCTCTACATGATCGAGGTCAACATCCCCGGCTATCCGTACTGA
- a CDS encoding SDR family oxidoreductase encodes MLRGLSEKTAIVTGGATLMGEGVVAILHEAGVRVMIADIDPRGQEVAERIGDGCAFRRTDITHDDQIAACVDAAIGRFGGVHFLVNLACTYLDEGLTSTRADWLAALDVNLVSMAMFIAAVRPHMAAAGGGAVVNFSSGSGKIAQTGRWLYPASKAAIVQLTRSAAMDLAPERIRVNAVSPGWTWSSIMDRVTGGNREKTNQVAGPFHLLGRIGDPREVAEVVRFLLSDNASFVTGADYVVDGGYTTMGPEGAVPAIPKLMEP; translated from the coding sequence ATGCTCAGAGGATTGTCCGAAAAAACAGCGATCGTCACGGGTGGGGCCACGCTGATGGGCGAGGGGGTGGTGGCCATCCTCCACGAAGCCGGCGTGCGCGTGATGATCGCGGACATCGATCCCCGAGGGCAAGAGGTCGCGGAGCGCATCGGAGACGGATGCGCGTTCCGCCGGACGGACATCACCCACGACGACCAGATCGCGGCGTGCGTCGACGCCGCGATCGGGCGCTTCGGCGGGGTGCATTTCCTCGTGAACCTCGCGTGCACCTATCTCGACGAGGGGCTCACCTCGACCCGGGCCGACTGGCTCGCGGCGCTCGACGTGAACCTCGTGAGCATGGCGATGTTCATCGCCGCGGTCCGCCCGCACATGGCGGCGGCCGGCGGCGGAGCCGTCGTGAATTTCTCGAGCGGCTCGGGGAAGATCGCGCAGACCGGGCGGTGGCTCTATCCGGCGAGCAAGGCGGCGATCGTGCAGCTCACGCGGAGCGCCGCCATGGATCTCGCGCCCGAGCGAATTCGCGTGAACGCGGTCTCGCCGGGCTGGACGTGGTCGTCGATCATGGACCGGGTCACCGGCGGCAATCGGGAGAAGACCAACCAGGTCGCCGGCCCCTTTCACCTGCTCGGGCGCATCGGCGACCCGCGCGAGGTGGCGGAGGTCGTGCGCTTCTTGCTCTCGGACAACGCCTCGTTCGTCACGGGCGCCGATTACGTGGTCGACGGGGGTTACACGACCATGGGACCCGAGGGAGCCGTGCCGGCCATTCCGAAGCTCATGGAGCCGTGA
- a CDS encoding CAP domain-containing protein: protein MKSFPLVLIGTLALVGCGGPLESEDVFEDEAQEEMLEEGEIGEAAAIEGDDTFELGVASGSDSDDLVAWCNDVLTWDSTATTWENKVLELVNQRRAAGATCGGVAKPKVAALTFDERLRCAARKHSKDMGDKNFFSHTGSNGSSPWQRINNAGYSYTAAAENIAAGQNTPESVVDGWMKSTGHCNNIMAGNLKHLGVGYYYKSTATYKHYWTQDFGSQ, encoded by the coding sequence GTGAAGTCGTTTCCGCTGGTCCTGATCGGCACGCTCGCCCTCGTGGGCTGCGGCGGCCCGCTCGAATCGGAAGACGTATTCGAGGACGAGGCCCAAGAAGAGATGCTCGAGGAAGGGGAGATCGGCGAGGCGGCTGCGATCGAGGGCGACGACACGTTCGAGCTGGGGGTGGCGTCGGGCTCGGACTCGGACGATCTCGTTGCGTGGTGTAATGATGTGCTGACGTGGGATTCCACGGCCACCACGTGGGAAAACAAGGTGCTCGAGCTCGTCAATCAGCGCCGCGCCGCGGGCGCGACCTGCGGCGGGGTCGCCAAGCCCAAGGTTGCTGCACTGACCTTCGACGAGCGGCTGCGCTGTGCCGCCCGCAAGCACTCGAAGGACATGGGCGACAAGAACTTCTTCAGCCACACCGGCTCGAATGGCTCGAGCCCCTGGCAGCGGATCAACAACGCTGGGTACTCCTACACGGCGGCCGCCGAGAACATCGCCGCCGGGCAGAACACGCCCGAGTCCGTCGTGGATGGGTGGATGAAGAGCACGGGGCACTGCAACAACATCATGGCTGGGAACCTGAAGCACCTCGGCGTTGGCTACTATTACAAGAGCACCGCGACCTACAAGCACTACTGGACGCAGGACTTCGGCTCGCAATAG
- a CDS encoding sigma 54-interacting transcriptional regulator, producing MKGRLELAVFAAGGVMNHPLPAEGRVTLGRSEENDVRIDDSSVSRRHAVIHIGPPLRIEDLGSANGTRLRREKGAGETVRLVDSRVERGKAVEFSVGDAINLGSTLIVVRRNETPVESSQGREPDAYVVRDDAMKRLYTLVDRIAEGPISVLLLGETGVGKEVLAETIHKRSPRAAGPFLRLNCAALSESLLESELFGHEKGSFTNAVRAKPGLFETAERGTVFLDEVGELPLSIQVKLLRVLEDRKVTRVGSVTPRDIDVRFISATNRKIMEEVQRGTFRQDLFFRLNGITLHIPPLRERRGEIEPLARTFAARAAASIGRNPPEFSPEAIAALEAHPWPGNVRELRNVIERAVVLCEGGAIRPEQLLLTDGRVPSMPPSPPQGNPLVGTLVGPGDMMVPPPPPPPPPQPTFILDEAMSSPRPSDPGKGSAASSLRDELGSLERQRIIDALEKCAGNQTAAAEMLGMPRRTFVSKLTAYGIPRPRKKGG from the coding sequence ATGAAGGGTCGTCTCGAGCTCGCGGTTTTCGCCGCGGGGGGCGTCATGAACCACCCGCTGCCGGCCGAGGGACGCGTGACCCTCGGTCGCTCCGAAGAGAATGACGTTCGTATCGACGACAGCTCCGTATCCCGTCGACACGCGGTGATCCACATCGGACCACCCCTGCGCATCGAGGACCTCGGCAGCGCGAACGGCACACGCCTGCGCCGCGAGAAGGGCGCCGGCGAGACGGTGCGCCTCGTCGACTCGCGCGTCGAGCGCGGCAAGGCCGTCGAGTTCTCGGTGGGCGACGCGATCAACCTCGGCTCGACGCTCATCGTCGTGCGCCGCAACGAGACCCCGGTCGAGTCGAGCCAGGGCCGCGAGCCCGACGCCTACGTCGTGCGCGACGACGCGATGAAGCGGCTCTACACCCTCGTCGACCGCATCGCCGAGGGGCCAATCAGCGTGCTTTTGCTCGGTGAGACGGGCGTCGGCAAGGAGGTCCTCGCCGAGACGATCCACAAGCGATCGCCGCGCGCCGCGGGGCCGTTCCTGCGCCTCAACTGCGCCGCGCTCAGCGAGTCGCTGCTCGAGAGCGAGCTGTTCGGCCACGAGAAGGGCTCGTTCACGAACGCCGTTCGCGCGAAGCCAGGCCTGTTCGAGACCGCAGAGAGGGGCACGGTCTTCCTCGACGAGGTCGGCGAGCTGCCGCTCAGCATCCAGGTGAAGCTGTTGCGCGTGCTCGAAGATCGCAAGGTCACGCGCGTCGGGAGCGTCACCCCGCGCGACATCGACGTGCGCTTCATCTCGGCCACGAACCGCAAGATCATGGAAGAGGTGCAGCGAGGCACGTTCCGCCAGGACCTGTTCTTCCGGCTGAACGGCATCACGCTGCACATCCCGCCCCTGCGCGAGCGCCGCGGCGAGATCGAGCCGCTCGCGCGCACCTTCGCCGCCCGCGCCGCGGCCTCGATCGGCCGAAACCCGCCCGAATTCTCGCCCGAGGCGATCGCCGCCCTCGAGGCGCACCCCTGGCCCGGCAACGTGCGCGAGCTGCGCAACGTGATCGAGCGCGCGGTGGTGCTCTGCGAAGGCGGCGCCATCCGGCCCGAGCAGCTCCTCTTGACCGACGGTCGCGTGCCCAGCATGCCCCCGTCTCCGCCGCAAGGAAACCCGCTCGTCGGGACCCTGGTCGGCCCCGGCGACATGATGGTGCCGCCGCCGCCGCCACCGCCGCCGCCGCAGCCGACCTTCATCCTGGACGAGGCGATGTCATCGCCGCGCCCCTCCGACCCCGGCAAGGGGAGCGCCGCGAGCAGCCTGCGCGACGAGCTCGGATCGCTCGAGCGCCAGCGCATCATCGACGCGCTCGAGAAATGCGCGGGAAACCAGACCGCCGCCGCGGAGATGCTGGGCATGCCGCGGCGAACGTTCGTCTCGAAGCTGACGGCCTACGGGATCCCGCGGCCGCGCAAGAAGGGCGGCTGA
- the uvrC gene encoding excinuclease ABC subunit UvrC: MSEAPRESAPEDLVAAKLDTLPTKPGCYMFQDKAGAVLYVGKAKSLRSRVRSYFQEGGSDSRYFIPLLRRIVRDLETVVTATEKEAAVLENELIKKHKPRFNVKLRDDKDFLCLRLDMKADWPRLETKRRPQPDGARYFGPFHSATSARRTLHLVNKHFQLRTCTDTEMAARRRPCLQYQIKRCPAPCVKEVDREWYGEQARSVALFLEGRHDELTGELTERMRQAARSMEFELAAIYRDQLKAVEAVREGQRIVSVKDVDQDVVGLYREGSLVEVELIKVRRGRVADTISFSLRGVELPDEEVLAGFLTEYYGDAEGQVDVIPDEILVPLFPDGAEGTAEWLSEKRTRKVVILVPQRGPRADLLAMARENAQHAFKEKQRQSDDIEARLEDLRERLRLPSLPRRIECCDISHLGGGDTVGSIVALLDGQNDRKHYRSFRVKTKTEGDDYAAMYEVLARRFRRGRTAQAVKDAKEAAKEAEASKETAPAPEVESVEEITVSSDEPISSSEVPVPASFEDPPAEGGEAKPEAPVAAAKPEPDKTAPDKPTKSDEVDWDLPDLFVVDGGRGQLNVALSAARDLGLHDLPIVGLAKERENVSGEKQVDRVYLPGQKNGILLRPGSSSLFFLARARDEAHRFANFIREKMGKARRLRSEIEDIPGLGDATRKALLRELGSMTALKAATDEQILAVKGVSKRHLTALRKVIPGPAKAPETVPEKAPEEGGS, translated from the coding sequence GTGTCCGAAGCCCCTCGAGAGAGCGCTCCCGAAGATCTGGTCGCGGCCAAGCTCGACACGCTGCCGACGAAGCCTGGCTGTTACATGTTCCAGGACAAGGCGGGGGCGGTCCTCTACGTGGGCAAGGCGAAGAGCCTGCGCTCGCGCGTGAGGAGCTACTTCCAGGAGGGCGGCAGCGACTCGCGCTACTTCATCCCCCTCCTGCGCCGCATCGTGCGGGACCTCGAGACCGTGGTGACCGCGACCGAGAAGGAAGCGGCGGTCCTCGAGAACGAGCTCATCAAGAAGCACAAGCCGCGCTTCAACGTGAAGCTGCGGGACGACAAGGACTTCTTGTGCCTGCGCCTCGACATGAAGGCCGACTGGCCGCGGCTCGAGACCAAGCGCCGGCCCCAGCCGGACGGGGCGCGCTATTTCGGCCCGTTCCACTCGGCGACGAGCGCGCGGCGGACGCTGCACCTCGTGAACAAGCACTTCCAGCTCCGCACGTGCACGGACACGGAGATGGCCGCGCGGCGGCGCCCTTGCTTGCAGTACCAGATCAAGCGCTGCCCGGCGCCTTGCGTGAAGGAGGTCGACCGCGAGTGGTACGGCGAGCAGGCCCGCTCGGTGGCGCTCTTCCTCGAGGGGCGGCACGACGAGCTGACCGGTGAGCTGACCGAGCGCATGCGGCAGGCGGCGCGGTCGATGGAGTTCGAGCTGGCGGCGATCTACCGCGATCAGCTCAAGGCGGTGGAGGCGGTGCGCGAGGGGCAGCGCATCGTGTCGGTGAAGGACGTCGATCAGGACGTGGTGGGCCTGTACCGCGAGGGGAGCCTGGTCGAGGTCGAGCTCATCAAGGTGCGGCGCGGGCGCGTGGCCGACACGATCTCGTTCTCGCTGCGCGGCGTGGAGCTGCCCGACGAGGAGGTGCTCGCGGGCTTCCTCACCGAATACTACGGCGACGCCGAGGGGCAGGTGGACGTCATTCCGGACGAGATCCTGGTGCCCCTCTTCCCGGACGGCGCCGAGGGCACGGCGGAATGGCTGAGCGAGAAGCGGACGCGAAAGGTGGTCATTCTCGTGCCGCAGCGCGGCCCGCGCGCGGACCTGCTCGCGATGGCGCGCGAGAATGCGCAGCACGCATTCAAGGAAAAGCAGCGGCAATCGGACGACATCGAGGCGCGCCTCGAGGATCTGCGCGAGCGATTGCGCCTGCCGTCCTTGCCGCGGCGTATCGAGTGCTGCGACATCTCGCATCTCGGCGGGGGCGATACGGTGGGCTCGATCGTGGCGTTGCTCGACGGGCAGAACGACAGGAAGCATTACCGCAGCTTCCGCGTGAAGACGAAGACCGAGGGCGACGATTACGCGGCGATGTACGAGGTCCTCGCCCGCAGGTTCCGGCGCGGCCGCACGGCGCAGGCGGTGAAGGACGCGAAGGAAGCGGCGAAGGAAGCCGAAGCCTCGAAGGAGACGGCGCCGGCGCCCGAGGTGGAGTCGGTCGAGGAGATCACGGTGAGCAGCGACGAGCCGATCTCCTCGTCGGAGGTGCCGGTGCCGGCGTCGTTCGAGGACCCGCCGGCCGAGGGCGGCGAGGCGAAGCCCGAGGCCCCGGTCGCCGCGGCAAAGCCCGAGCCCGACAAAACTGCCCCTGACAAACCCACCAAGAGCGACGAGGTCGACTGGGATTTGCCGGACCTGTTCGTGGTCGACGGCGGGCGCGGGCAGCTCAACGTGGCGCTGTCGGCGGCGCGGGATCTCGGGCTGCACGATTTGCCGATCGTCGGGCTCGCGAAGGAGCGGGAGAACGTGTCCGGCGAGAAGCAGGTCGACCGGGTGTATCTGCCCGGTCAGAAGAACGGCATTCTCTTGCGGCCGGGCAGCTCGTCGTTGTTCTTCCTGGCGCGTGCGCGGGACGAGGCGCACCGCTTCGCGAACTTCATTCGCGAGAAGATGGGCAAGGCGCGGCGTCTGCGGTCGGAGATCGAGGACATCCCGGGGCTCGGCGACGCGACACGCAAGGCGCTCCTGCGCGAGCTCGGGTCGATGACGGCCCTGAAGGCAGCGACGGACGAGCAGATCCTGGCCGTCAAAGGCGTGAGCAAGCGGCACCTGACGGCGCTCAGGAAGGTGATTCCGGGGCCGGCCAAGGCGCCGGAAACCGTGCCCGAAAAGGCGCCGGAAGAGGGCGGCTCCTGA
- a CDS encoding M23 family metallopeptidase produces the protein MWPISGDGASDFPLSSTFGPRVRTEDQIYDFHRGIDIAAEVDSDVYAIAAGRVVQIQENTSAGGMLVQLEHPGPYYSNYIHLLDVDVDIGDEVDAGEDIGDSGRASNGFAHLHLEIRKPGDTKNDCVHPLSVLPYEDTGAPSLTIDKVNIENPNAPIVTVTASVPARELDLKSVTIATYEAPPGLVLDDQMPLSEKTFDVDDWNRTYTELDSDALIDTPNLDGIRVSPQKYNATMGTFSMELTFSKLVGPGSTGLRVKATATDVRGNAFEVTSP, from the coding sequence GTGTGGCCCATCTCCGGGGACGGCGCGTCCGACTTCCCGCTCTCCTCGACCTTCGGCCCGCGCGTGCGGACCGAGGATCAGATCTACGACTTCCACCGCGGCATCGACATCGCGGCGGAGGTCGACTCCGACGTCTACGCGATCGCCGCCGGGCGCGTGGTGCAGATCCAGGAGAACACGAGCGCGGGCGGCATGCTCGTGCAGCTCGAGCACCCCGGCCCTTACTACAGCAATTACATCCACCTGCTCGACGTCGACGTCGACATCGGCGACGAGGTCGACGCGGGCGAGGACATCGGCGACTCGGGCCGCGCGTCGAACGGCTTCGCGCACCTGCACCTCGAGATCCGCAAGCCTGGCGACACGAAGAACGACTGCGTCCACCCGCTCTCGGTGCTGCCCTACGAGGACACCGGGGCGCCGTCGCTCACGATCGACAAGGTGAACATCGAGAACCCGAACGCGCCCATCGTGACCGTCACCGCGTCGGTCCCGGCCCGCGAGCTCGACCTGAAGAGCGTCACCATCGCCACCTACGAGGCGCCGCCGGGCCTGGTGCTCGACGACCAGATGCCGCTCTCCGAGAAGACGTTCGACGTCGACGACTGGAACCGCACCTACACGGAGCTCGACTCCGACGCGCTCATCGACACGCCCAACCTCGACGGCATCCGGGTGAGCCCGCAGAAGTACAACGCGACCATGGGCACGTTCTCCATGGAGCTGACCTTCAGCAAGCTGGTCGGCCCGGGCTCGACCGGGCTGCGCGTCAAGGCGACCGCCACCGACGTCCGCGGCAACGCGTTCGAGGTCACGTCGCCGTAA
- a CDS encoding PilZ domain-containing protein, with the protein MSASDRRVQSRAAIELNVEYKRLNTFFADYTRNISKGGTFIRTDRPLDVDTEFVFALSIKSLAEPLRLRGRVKWIVRPTDATPDSPAGMGIEFQYNDDRERRDTEAIVEKLMANELGDHLAAKLLGRKPTVE; encoded by the coding sequence GTGAGCGCATCCGATCGGCGGGTTCAGTCCCGTGCAGCCATAGAGCTGAACGTCGAGTACAAGCGCCTCAACACGTTCTTCGCGGACTACACGCGCAACATCTCCAAAGGCGGCACGTTCATCCGCACCGACCGGCCGCTCGACGTCGACACCGAGTTCGTCTTCGCCCTGAGCATCAAGAGCCTCGCCGAGCCGCTTCGGCTGCGCGGGCGCGTCAAGTGGATCGTCCGCCCCACCGACGCGACCCCCGACTCGCCGGCCGGCATGGGCATCGAGTTCCAGTACAACGACGACAGGGAGCGCCGGGATACCGAGGCGATCGTCGAGAAGCTCATGGCCAACGAGCTGGGCGACCACCTGGCCGCAAAGCTGCTCGGGCGCAAGCCGACCGTGGAGTAG
- a CDS encoding class I adenylate-forming enzyme family protein — MRIEDRIAALRSAGEEAAWRIRTVGRVAAKTGLIRSIRLPGAKALVSELVRAKGKVDPSLLFHYLAANDPNRAALVALSAPPGGGVVEERAYSFHEMNDRIDRLASALHASGVKPGSRVLVMLKNRPEFVLLQLAAGRIGCGAVSCSYRSAPRELEYMVNHSGAKAVFFDVDAAATVREAMGGLRGVGRERCVSVGGEAEGFPSIDAFMAGARGAPPRTREEAAVVMYTSGTTGKPKGAVRRYASGATVAALAFLGETPLEMGEVHLAVCPLYHATAFGFVSFSYLLGSTVLVLREFRPEAFLAAIERYRVTTTAVVPTMLHRLVELGPEVVRRYDTSSLKAIFTGGAPLSAPLATEFMNLFGDKLFNFYGATETGVVTCASPADLRAAPGTIGRAVPGNDVRLFDERGRVCQAGEVGELYVKSPMLIDGYHADEEGTRASMRDGYFSVGDLARQDARGYFFIEGRKRDMIISGGVNVYPAEVEGALHEHPAVAEAAVVGVPDPEWGERVRAFIALKPGAEADEDALKAHCRMHLAGPKVPRDFVFLAALPRNPTGKVLKRELRAM; from the coding sequence ATGCGTATCGAGGACAGGATCGCCGCGCTCCGCAGCGCGGGCGAGGAGGCGGCCTGGAGGATTCGCACGGTGGGTCGTGTGGCCGCCAAGACGGGGTTGATTCGCAGCATTCGCTTGCCGGGGGCGAAGGCGCTCGTGAGCGAGCTCGTCCGCGCGAAGGGCAAGGTCGATCCCTCGCTGCTCTTCCACTACCTGGCCGCGAACGACCCGAACCGGGCCGCGCTCGTGGCGCTCTCGGCCCCGCCGGGGGGCGGCGTGGTCGAGGAGCGGGCCTACTCGTTCCACGAGATGAACGACCGGATCGACCGGCTCGCCTCCGCGCTCCACGCGAGCGGGGTGAAGCCGGGCAGCCGGGTGCTGGTGATGCTGAAGAACCGCCCGGAGTTCGTGCTCCTGCAGCTCGCGGCGGGCCGGATCGGCTGCGGGGCGGTGAGTTGCTCGTACCGCTCGGCGCCGCGCGAGCTCGAGTACATGGTGAACCACTCGGGCGCGAAGGCGGTGTTCTTCGACGTCGACGCTGCGGCGACCGTGCGCGAGGCGATGGGCGGGCTGCGCGGGGTGGGCCGCGAGCGGTGCGTGTCTGTGGGGGGCGAGGCCGAGGGCTTCCCGAGCATCGACGCGTTCATGGCCGGGGCGCGCGGGGCGCCTCCGCGCACGCGCGAGGAGGCCGCGGTGGTGATGTACACGTCGGGGACGACGGGCAAGCCCAAGGGCGCGGTGCGCAGGTACGCCTCTGGGGCGACCGTGGCCGCGCTCGCGTTCCTCGGCGAGACGCCGCTCGAGATGGGCGAGGTGCACCTCGCGGTCTGCCCGCTCTACCACGCGACGGCGTTCGGCTTCGTGTCGTTCTCGTACCTGCTCGGCAGCACCGTGCTCGTGCTGCGCGAGTTCCGGCCGGAGGCGTTTCTCGCGGCGATCGAGCGCTACCGGGTGACGACGACCGCGGTGGTGCCGACGATGCTGCACCGGCTCGTGGAGCTCGGCCCCGAGGTGGTCCGGCGCTACGACACCTCGTCGTTGAAGGCGATCTTCACGGGCGGCGCGCCCCTGTCGGCTCCGCTCGCGACCGAGTTCATGAACCTGTTCGGCGACAAGCTCTTCAACTTCTACGGCGCGACGGAGACGGGCGTCGTCACGTGCGCGAGCCCCGCGGATCTGCGCGCGGCGCCGGGGACGATCGGCCGTGCCGTGCCGGGCAACGACGTTCGCCTGTTCGACGAGCGAGGGCGCGTGTGCCAGGCGGGCGAGGTGGGCGAGCTGTACGTGAAGAGCCCGATGCTGATCGACGGCTACCACGCCGACGAGGAGGGCACGCGCGCGTCGATGCGTGACGGTTACTTCTCGGTGGGCGATCTCGCGCGGCAGGACGCGCGGGGCTACTTCTTCATCGAGGGGCGCAAGCGCGACATGATCATCTCGGGCGGGGTGAACGTGTACCCGGCCGAGGTGGAGGGCGCGCTGCACGAGCACCCGGCGGTGGCGGAGGCGGCGGTGGTCGGCGTGCCGGATCCCGAGTGGGGCGAGCGGGTGCGCGCGTTCATCGCGCTCAAGCCGGGCGCGGAGGCGGACGAGGACGCGCTGAAGGCGCACTGCCGCATGCACCTCGCGGGTCCGAAGGTGCCGCGCGACTTCGTCTTCCTCGCGGCGCTGCCGCGCAACCCCACGGGCAAGGTCTTGAAGCGCGAGCTGCGCGCGATGTGA